A region from the Ovis aries strain OAR_USU_Benz2616 breed Rambouillet chromosome 22, ARS-UI_Ramb_v3.0, whole genome shotgun sequence genome encodes:
- the HPS6 gene encoding BLOC-2 complex member HPS6, which translates to MKRAGTLRLLSDLSNFSGAARLRELLAGDPAVRVRCSPDGRHLLLLRPPGSPAPQLLVAVRGPGAELESSWPPGQPSPLDAFLLPWPARSALVLVWESGLVEVWGSGVGPGWRLLQSTELCPGDGARVVAVAAPRGRLVWCEERQAGAEGPLGPPAVAFSHCVCVRTLEPSGEAGTNLGSTHILLHHCPAFGLLTSRKDLFLVPTVNTWPGLGHILLIWSPSKGKVVVAAPCLGLSHSKSLNPGRGDTWDFRTLLRGLPGLLSPRQPLTVHTWAPTPQGLMWLDFRGTVSLVQPHGGSRTVGTLQEAPASLAGSAALGTFHGTLACVLGSTLELLDMGSGQLLERKILSTDRVHLLETPAPGMEDQEELEARGGLRLLSAVGLFQVGWKTPQSLELPSAEDMVFEEACKYYQRRSLRGAQLTPEELRHNSTFRAPQALASILQGHVSPSALLTTLRAELRDYRGLEQLKAQLVAGDEEEAGWTELAEHEVARLLRTELIGDQLAQLNTIFQALPTAAWGAILRVLQLQPDGNGHLKSHAPPDVWKKVLGATAAGKEPPNGILPPFELLCQCLCRLEPQWLPPFVELAQQQGGPGWGAGGPGLPLYRRALAVLGEEGTRPEALELDLLLGSGRPKAVLQAVGQLVQKEQWERALEAGLALSPSSPLLRSEIFKLLLAEFARHRRLDAHLPLLCRLCPPDLAPAELLLLLRTYLPDELEPPAPFPEPGAEPPLTVGLLRALLKQTGTQGRASGPVLSLYEDILWDPDTPPPTPPRVSALQASDHPGLEAWAPSGQGLYVTDTG; encoded by the coding sequence atgaagCGTGCAGGGACTCTGCGCCTGCTCTCAGATCTGAGCAACTTCAGCGGCGCGGCCCGGCTCCGGGAGTTGCTAGCCGGGGACCCAGCCGTCCGAGTTCGCTGCAGCCCAGACGGCCGCCACCTACTGTTGCTGCGACCTCCGGGGTCACCAGCCCCGCAACTGCTGGTCGCGGTGCGTGGACCCGGTGCGGAGCTGGAAAGCTCCTGGCCGCCTGGCCAGCCCTCACCGCTAGACGCCTTCCTCCTGCCGTGGCCGGCGCGATCGGCGCTAGTCCTAGTGTGGGAGAGTGGCCTAGTCGAGGTGTGGGGCTCGGGGGTGGGGCCCGGCTGGCGGCTGCTGCAGAGCACCGAGCTGTGTCCTGGAGATGGAGCCCGTGTGGTGGCCGTGGCGGCGCCCCGAGGCCGCCTGGTGTGGTGCGAGGAGCGGCAGGCCGGCGCTGAGGGCCCGTTAGGGCCTCCTGCAGTGGCTTTTAGCCACTGTGTGTGCGTCAGGACCCTCGAGCCCAGCGGTGAGGCCGGCACCAACCTGGGCAGTACGCACATACTGCTGCACCACTGCCCCGCTTTCGGGCTGCTGACTTCCCGCAAGGACCTCTTCCTTGTGCCCACTGTCAACACCTGGCCTGGCTTGGGTCATATTCTGCTCATCTGGAGCCCAAGCAAGGGCAAGGTAGTGGTGGCTGCCCCATGTCTTGGCCTCTCCCACAGTAAAAGCCTGAATCCTGGAAGAGGAGATACATGGGACTTCAGGACCCTGCTCCGAGGCCTTCCTGGACTGCTGTCCCCCAGGCAGCCATTGACTGTACATACCTGGGCCCCAACTCCCCAGGGCCTGATGTGGCTTGATTTCAGGGGCACTGTGAGCCTGGTACAGCCCCACGGTGGCTCCCGGACTGTTGGCACCCTGCAGGAGGCACCTGCCAGCCTGGCAGGGTCTGCAGCACTGGGCACATTTCATGGCACTCTGGCCTGTGTGCTGGGCTCCACATTGGAACTGCTGGACATGGGCAGTGGGCAGCTGCTGGAGAGGAAGATCCTGAGTACAGACCGAGTACATCTGCTGGAAACCCCCGCCCCTGGCATGGAAGATCAGGAAGAGCTGGAGGCTCGAGGGGGTCTTCGTTTACTTTCAGCTGTGGGTCTGTTTCAAGTAGGCTGGAAAACCCCACAAAGCCTTGAGCTGCCTTCAGCTGAAGATATGGTGTTTGAGGAGGCCTGCAAGTACTACCAGCGACGGAGCCTGCGGGGTGCCCAGCTCACCCCAGAGGAACTGCGACACAATAGCACATTCCGAGCACCTCAGGCCCTGGCATCCATCCTCCAGGGCCATGTGTCCCCATCAGCACTGTTGACCACACTGAGGGCCGAGCTTCGGGATTACCGGGGCTTAGAACAGCTCAAAGCCCAGCTTGTGGCTGGGGATGAGGAGGAGGCTGGCTGGACTGAGTTGGCAGAGCATGAAGTGGCACGGCTGCTGAGGACTGAGTTGATAGGAGACCAGCTGGCCCAGCTCAACACCATTTTCCAAGCCCTCCCTACAGCAGCCTGGGGTGCCATCCTCAGGGTCCTGCAGCTCCAGCCAGATGGCAATGGCCATCTGAAGTCCCACGCTCCCCCGGATGTGTGGAAGAAGGTACTGGGGGCTACAGCAGCTGGAAAAGAACCACCCAATGGCATACTGCCCCCCTTTGAACTCCTGTGCCAGTGCCTCTGCCGGCTGGAGCCACAATGGCTGCCACCCTTTGTGGAGCTGGCCCAGCAACAGGGGGGGCCTGGCTGGGGAGCAGGAGGCCCAGGGCTGCCCCTCTATCGCCGAGCCCTGGCAGTACTAGGTGAGGAGGGGACTAGGCCTGAAGCACTGGAGCTAGACCTACTCTTGGGCAGTGGGCGGCCCAAAGCTGTGCTCCAAGCTGTGGGGCAGCTGGTGCAAAAGGAACAGTGGGAACGGGCTTTAGAGGCTGGCCTGGCCCTCAGCCCCTCTAGCCCCCTGCTTCGAAGTGAGATCTTCAAACTGCTGTTGGCCGAATTTGCCCGGCATCGCCGGCTTGACGCTCACCTCCCCCTCCTTTGCCGCCTGTGCCCACCAGACCTCGCGCCAGCTGAACTCCTGCTTCTACTGCGGACATACCTCCCAGATGAGTTGGAGCCCCCTGCCCCATTCCCTGAGCCTGGGGCAGAGCCCCCTCTCACTGTGGGCTTGCTCAGAGCCCTGCTGAAGCAGACTGGGACTCAAGGACGAGCCTCTGGCCCAGTTCTAAGCTTATATGAGGACATTCTATGGGACCCAGacactccaccccccaccccacctcggGTGTCAGCCCTCCAGGCATCAGACCACCCAGGCCTGGAGGCCTGGGCACCATCTGGACAGGGTCTCTATGTGACTGACACAGGCTGA
- the LDB1 gene encoding LIM domain-binding protein 1 isoform X1, protein MSVGCACPGCSSKSFKLYSPKEPPNGNAFPPFHPGTMLDRDVGPTPMYPPTYLEPGIGRHTPYGNQTDYRIFELNKRLQNWTEECDNLWWDAFTTEFFEDDAMLTITFCLEDGPKRYTIGRTLIPRYFRSIFEGGATELYYVLKHPKEAFHSNFVSLDCDQGSMVTQHGKPMFTQVCVEGRLYLEFMFDDMMRIKTWHFSIRQHRELIPRSILAMHAQDPQMLDQLSKNITRCGLSNSTLNYLRLCVILEPMQELMSRHKTYSLSPRDCLKTCLFQKWQRMVAPPAEPARQQPSKRRKRKMSGGSTMSSGGGNTNNSNSKKKSPASTFALSSQVPDVMVVGEPTLMGGEFGDEDERLITRLENTQFDAANGIDDEDSFNNSPALGANSPWNSKPPSSQESKSENPTSQASQ, encoded by the exons GTTGTTCGTCAAAGTCATTCAAGCTGTACTCACCGAAGGAGCCCCCGAACGGCAACGCCTTCCCCCCGTTCCATCCCGGCACCATGCTAGATCGGGATGTGGG CCCAACTCCCATGTACCCGCCTACATACTTGGAGCCTGGGATTGG GAGGCACACACCATATGGCAACCAAACTGACTACAGAATATTCGAGCTTAACAAACGGCTTCAAAACTGGACAGAG GAGTGTGACAATCTCTGGTGGGATGCTTTCACAACTGAGTTCTTTGAGGATGATGCCATGTTAACCATCACTTTCTGCCTGGAGGATGGACCAAAGAGATACA CCATTGGCCGGACCCTGATCCCGCGCTACTTCCGCAGCATCTTTGAGGGGGGTGCTACAGAGCTCTACTACGTGCTTAAGCATCCCAAGGAGGCATTCCACAGCAACTTCGTTTCCCTTGACTGCGACCAGGGCAGCATGGTGACCCAGCACGGCAAACCCATGTTCACCCAG GTATGTGTGGAGGGCCGGTTGTACCTGGAGTTCATGTTTGATGACATGATGCGGATAAAGACGTGGCACTTCAGCATCCGGCAGCACCGAGAGCTTATCCCCCGGAGCATCCTTGCCATGCAT GCCCAGGACCCCCAGATGTTAGATCAGCTCTCCAAAAACATCACCCGTTGTGGGCTGTCCAATTCCACTCTCAACTACCTCCGA CTCTGTGTGATACTCGAGCCCATGCAGGAGCTTATGTCCCGCCACAAGACCTACAGCCTCAGCCCCCGCGACTGCCTCAAGACCTGCCTCTTCCAGAAGTGGCAGCGCATGGTAGCGCCCCCCG CGGAGCCTGCACGGCAGCAGCCCAGCAAACGGCGGAAACGGAAGATGTCCGGGGGCAGCACCATGAGCTCAGGGGGCGGCAAcaccaacaacagcaacagcaagaaGAAAAGCCCAGCCAGCACCTTCGCCCTCTCCAGCCAGGTACCT GATGTGATGGTGGTGGGGGAGCCCACCCTGATGGGCGGGGAGTTCGGGGACGAGGACGAGAGGCTCATCACCCGGCTGGAGAACACCCAGTTTGACGCGGCCAACGGCATTGACGACGAGGACAGCTTTAACAACTCCCCTGCCCTGGGCGCCAACAGCCCCTGGAACAGCAAGCCTCCATCCAGCCAAGAGAGCAAATCGGAGAACCCCACGTCACAGGCCTCCCAGTAA
- the LDB1 gene encoding LIM domain-binding protein 1 isoform X2 translates to MSVGCACPGCSSKSFKLYSPKEPPNGNAFPPFHPGTMLDRDVGPTPMYPPTYLEPGIGRHTPYGNQTDYRIFELNKRLQNWTEECDNLWWDAFTTEFFEDDAMLTITFCLEDGPKRYTIGRTLIPRYFRSIFEGGATELYYVLKHPKEAFHSNFVSLDCDQGSMVTQHGKPMFTQVCVEGRLYLEFMFDDMMRIKTWHFSIRQHRELIPRSILAMHAQDPQMLDQLSKNITRCGLSNSTLNYLRLCVILEPMQELMSRHKTYSLSPRDCLKTCLFQKWQRMVAPPAEPARQQPSKRRKRKMSGGSTMSSGGGNTNNSNSKKKSPASTFALSSQDVMVVGEPTLMGGEFGDEDERLITRLENTQFDAANGIDDEDSFNNSPALGANSPWNSKPPSSQESKSENPTSQASQ, encoded by the exons GTTGTTCGTCAAAGTCATTCAAGCTGTACTCACCGAAGGAGCCCCCGAACGGCAACGCCTTCCCCCCGTTCCATCCCGGCACCATGCTAGATCGGGATGTGGG CCCAACTCCCATGTACCCGCCTACATACTTGGAGCCTGGGATTGG GAGGCACACACCATATGGCAACCAAACTGACTACAGAATATTCGAGCTTAACAAACGGCTTCAAAACTGGACAGAG GAGTGTGACAATCTCTGGTGGGATGCTTTCACAACTGAGTTCTTTGAGGATGATGCCATGTTAACCATCACTTTCTGCCTGGAGGATGGACCAAAGAGATACA CCATTGGCCGGACCCTGATCCCGCGCTACTTCCGCAGCATCTTTGAGGGGGGTGCTACAGAGCTCTACTACGTGCTTAAGCATCCCAAGGAGGCATTCCACAGCAACTTCGTTTCCCTTGACTGCGACCAGGGCAGCATGGTGACCCAGCACGGCAAACCCATGTTCACCCAG GTATGTGTGGAGGGCCGGTTGTACCTGGAGTTCATGTTTGATGACATGATGCGGATAAAGACGTGGCACTTCAGCATCCGGCAGCACCGAGAGCTTATCCCCCGGAGCATCCTTGCCATGCAT GCCCAGGACCCCCAGATGTTAGATCAGCTCTCCAAAAACATCACCCGTTGTGGGCTGTCCAATTCCACTCTCAACTACCTCCGA CTCTGTGTGATACTCGAGCCCATGCAGGAGCTTATGTCCCGCCACAAGACCTACAGCCTCAGCCCCCGCGACTGCCTCAAGACCTGCCTCTTCCAGAAGTGGCAGCGCATGGTAGCGCCCCCCG CGGAGCCTGCACGGCAGCAGCCCAGCAAACGGCGGAAACGGAAGATGTCCGGGGGCAGCACCATGAGCTCAGGGGGCGGCAAcaccaacaacagcaacagcaagaaGAAAAGCCCAGCCAGCACCTTCGCCCTCTCCAGCCAG GATGTGATGGTGGTGGGGGAGCCCACCCTGATGGGCGGGGAGTTCGGGGACGAGGACGAGAGGCTCATCACCCGGCTGGAGAACACCCAGTTTGACGCGGCCAACGGCATTGACGACGAGGACAGCTTTAACAACTCCCCTGCCCTGGGCGCCAACAGCCCCTGGAACAGCAAGCCTCCATCCAGCCAAGAGAGCAAATCGGAGAACCCCACGTCACAGGCCTCCCAGTAA
- the LDB1 gene encoding LIM domain-binding protein 1 isoform X3, translating to MLDRDVGPTPMYPPTYLEPGIGRHTPYGNQTDYRIFELNKRLQNWTEECDNLWWDAFTTEFFEDDAMLTITFCLEDGPKRYTIGRTLIPRYFRSIFEGGATELYYVLKHPKEAFHSNFVSLDCDQGSMVTQHGKPMFTQVCVEGRLYLEFMFDDMMRIKTWHFSIRQHRELIPRSILAMHAQDPQMLDQLSKNITRCGLSNSTLNYLRLCVILEPMQELMSRHKTYSLSPRDCLKTCLFQKWQRMVAPPAEPARQQPSKRRKRKMSGGSTMSSGGGNTNNSNSKKKSPASTFALSSQVPDVMVVGEPTLMGGEFGDEDERLITRLENTQFDAANGIDDEDSFNNSPALGANSPWNSKPPSSQESKSENPTSQASQ from the exons ATGCTAGATCGGGATGTGGG CCCAACTCCCATGTACCCGCCTACATACTTGGAGCCTGGGATTGG GAGGCACACACCATATGGCAACCAAACTGACTACAGAATATTCGAGCTTAACAAACGGCTTCAAAACTGGACAGAG GAGTGTGACAATCTCTGGTGGGATGCTTTCACAACTGAGTTCTTTGAGGATGATGCCATGTTAACCATCACTTTCTGCCTGGAGGATGGACCAAAGAGATACA CCATTGGCCGGACCCTGATCCCGCGCTACTTCCGCAGCATCTTTGAGGGGGGTGCTACAGAGCTCTACTACGTGCTTAAGCATCCCAAGGAGGCATTCCACAGCAACTTCGTTTCCCTTGACTGCGACCAGGGCAGCATGGTGACCCAGCACGGCAAACCCATGTTCACCCAG GTATGTGTGGAGGGCCGGTTGTACCTGGAGTTCATGTTTGATGACATGATGCGGATAAAGACGTGGCACTTCAGCATCCGGCAGCACCGAGAGCTTATCCCCCGGAGCATCCTTGCCATGCAT GCCCAGGACCCCCAGATGTTAGATCAGCTCTCCAAAAACATCACCCGTTGTGGGCTGTCCAATTCCACTCTCAACTACCTCCGA CTCTGTGTGATACTCGAGCCCATGCAGGAGCTTATGTCCCGCCACAAGACCTACAGCCTCAGCCCCCGCGACTGCCTCAAGACCTGCCTCTTCCAGAAGTGGCAGCGCATGGTAGCGCCCCCCG CGGAGCCTGCACGGCAGCAGCCCAGCAAACGGCGGAAACGGAAGATGTCCGGGGGCAGCACCATGAGCTCAGGGGGCGGCAAcaccaacaacagcaacagcaagaaGAAAAGCCCAGCCAGCACCTTCGCCCTCTCCAGCCAGGTACCT GATGTGATGGTGGTGGGGGAGCCCACCCTGATGGGCGGGGAGTTCGGGGACGAGGACGAGAGGCTCATCACCCGGCTGGAGAACACCCAGTTTGACGCGGCCAACGGCATTGACGACGAGGACAGCTTTAACAACTCCCCTGCCCTGGGCGCCAACAGCCCCTGGAACAGCAAGCCTCCATCCAGCCAAGAGAGCAAATCGGAGAACCCCACGTCACAGGCCTCCCAGTAA